ataaaataatttttcccaCATGTTTGCGTTAGACAGTATCCAACGCCTCCAATTGGAGCTATACATATTTGCAGTTCTGCAGATATCAATCTATTATATAAACCAGAATTTGCATGATATCGTGGTCCTgttgtaattaaaattatttataatcaATCAACAAACGTACgacaacaaatttaatttgtttttccttttctCAACAGCACTGGTCGGAAGCCTAACCGTTGGCACAACATTCCTACTTTCACCTGTTTCCAGTATTTTAACCGACAAAATTGGTCTGCGGAAAACTACATTAATTGGTGGTTTGCTGGCATCGAGCGGAATGTTCTTATCGTCATTCGTATTCCATAATGTCGAGGCACTATACTTTACCTACGGAATTATGTTCGGTTTCGGTGCGGCCCTAGCATACACTCCCACATTAGCCATATTGGGACACTATTTTAAACGATATTTGGGAGTTGTGAGCGGTTTTGTAACGTCCGGTTCCAGTGTTTTTACCGCAATTCTTCCATTTCTGCTACAGTGGCTGTTAACTAAAGGACTCAGcattacattttgtgttcAGGCGGTAATGTCAATATTTGTAGTTGCATGTGCACTCATTTATAAACCGCTTCAAGCACCACCGCCACCGCCGAAACGAAAACCCGGTGAGTCTGACACAAATGCCATGTTAAGATCATTGATAAACGTTGACATTTGGAAGAAGAAACGCTATATCATATGGGCATTTTCCATACCGGTGGCATTGATTGGCTATTTCGTTCCTTACACCCACATACCGAAATTTGTATCGATAACATATCCTGGCGAAAACGAAATCTATCCGATTATGTGCATTGGCATCACGAGTGGCATTGGCCGAATAATATTCGGCTTTATAGCTGACCTCAAGGGAGTGAATCGCATCTACTTgcaacaaatttcatttctgcTGATGGGAGTACTTACAATGCTGATGCCGGTTGCAAACTCATTTGCGCAACTATTGGCCATTGCTTTATTGATGGGTGTCGTTGATGGATGCTTTATATCGTTGCTTGGACCGATCGCTTTTGATATATGTGGTCAGCGTGGAGCGACCCAGGCCATTGGTTTTTTGCTGGGACTTTGTTCGATTCCACTTACTGTTGGACCACCAATCGCTGGACTGTTGTACGATCAGACGAAATCGTATACTCTTG
This genomic stretch from Bradysia coprophila strain Holo2 chromosome II, BU_Bcop_v1, whole genome shotgun sequence harbors:
- the LOC119069071 gene encoding monocarboxylate transporter 10 isoform X2; this encodes MADANLLNSSDNTTNDVSIVKNEAANKLSTRAKDQKYGEPPDGGTRAILVMLSAFLCNSILFGIINTWGTIYIKLQQQLENHGDTEASSKASLVGSLTVGTTFLLSPVSSILTDKIGLRKTTLIGGLLASSGMFLSSFVFHNVEALYFTYGIMFGFGAALAYTPTLAILGHYFKRYLGVVSGFVTSGSSVFTAILPFLLQWLLTKGLSITFCVQAVMSIFVVACALIYKPLQAPPPPPKRKPGESDTNAMLRSLINVDIWKKKRYIIWAFSIPVALIGYFVPYTHIPKFVSITYPGENEIYPIMCIGITSGIGRIIFGFIADLKGVNRIYLQQISFLLMGVLTMLMPVANSFAQLLAIALLMGVVDGCFISLLGPIAFDICGQRGATQAIGFLLGLCSIPLTVGPPIAGLLYDQTKSYTLAFMLAGIPPICGAVMMCLISFVKDEPTDDEEDDIDNQLEIALAKPAWIGESLNERTTENI
- the LOC119069071 gene encoding monocarboxylate transporter 10 isoform X1, whose product is MADANLLNSSDNTTNDVSIVKNEAANKLSTRAKDQKYGEPPDGGTRAILVMLSAFLCNSILFGIINTWGTIYIKLQQQLENHGDTEASSKASLVGSLTVGTTFLLSPVSSILTDKIGLRKTTLIGGLLASSGMFLSSFVFHNVEALYFTYGIMFGFGAALAYTPTLAILGHYFKRYLGVVSGFVTSGSSVFTAILPFLLQWLLTKGLSITFCVQAVMSIFVVACALIYKPLQAPPPPPKRKPGESDTNAMLRSLINVDIWKKKRYIIWAFSIPVALIGYFVPYTHIPKFVSITYPGENEIYPIMCIGITSGIGRIIFGFIADLKGVNRIYLQQISFLLMGVLTMLMPVANSFAQLLAIALLMGVVDGCFISLLGPIAFDICGQRGATQAIGFLLGLCSIPLTVGPPIAGLLYDQTKSYTLAFMLAGIPPICGAVMMCLISFVKDEPTDDEEDDIDNQLEIALAKPAWIGDEKVHVNGGGAGNNSFDALNRKASLASTESLNERTTENI